One window of the Archangium primigenium genome contains the following:
- a CDS encoding cell wall protein → MSVDKAFREMVRNEIEAQLKPLRDLVSRLEAGTSDLDSLRSVAEQLAPLASAVGPLFGVSGGGRSSASTPARRSPGRPPKSSGSSSSSSSSSSNSSSSSAGGKRRGRKPADEGGARDCAIQGCGKPSRTKGYCAAHYQKLRMLEKTNRRPSEWKDYAAPNSVEDIKLPRGRAAAKALAEAAKNAG, encoded by the coding sequence ATGTCGGTCGACAAGGCTTTCCGAGAAATGGTTCGTAACGAGATCGAGGCGCAGCTCAAGCCGCTGCGCGACCTGGTCTCCCGCCTGGAGGCGGGCACCTCGGACCTCGACAGCCTGCGCAGCGTGGCCGAGCAGCTCGCGCCCCTGGCGAGCGCCGTGGGTCCCCTGTTTGGTGTCTCCGGTGGCGGCCGTTCCTCGGCGTCCACGCCGGCGCGCCGCAGCCCGGGCCGTCCTCCCAAGAGCAGCGGCTCGTCGTCGTCCTCCTCGTCCTCTTCCTCCAACTCGTCCTCCAGCTCCGCGGGTGGCAAGCGCCGCGGTCGCAAGCCGGCCGACGAGGGCGGCGCGCGGGATTGCGCCATCCAGGGCTGTGGCAAGCCCAGCCGCACCAAGGGTTACTGCGCCGCGCACTACCAGAAGCTGCGCATGCTCGAGAAGACCAACCGCCGTCCCTCCGAGTGGAAGGATTACGCGGCCCCCAATAGCGTGGAAGACATCAAGCTGCCGCGCGGTCGCGCCGCCGCCAAGGCCCTGGCCGAGGCCGCGAAGAACGCGGGCTAG
- a CDS encoding tryptophan 2,3-dioxygenase — protein MNKRELEPGIYTDLSGRTTYGEYLQLERLLSAQVPRSQPPHHDELLFIIQHQTSELWMKLLVHELAAVIRYIQKDELEPSFKIFSRVGHIQRMLFEQWSVLETLTPNEYLEFRGALGQASGFQSHQYRALEFLLGHKNEATLAPFRHLSNEHAQLERLLASPSVYDEFLRHLSRKGHAVPLDRIERDWRQPYEKSDAVVEVFRGIYENPERHWDAYEMCEKLVDVEERFQLWRYRHMMTVMRVIGFKSGTGGSSGVGFLRKALDLRFFPELWDVRTELTPPAGR, from the coding sequence ATGAACAAGCGTGAGCTGGAGCCTGGCATCTACACCGACCTGTCCGGTCGGACCACCTACGGCGAGTACTTGCAGCTGGAGCGTCTGCTCTCCGCGCAGGTCCCCCGCTCGCAGCCCCCCCACCACGACGAGCTGCTCTTCATCATCCAGCACCAGACGAGCGAGCTGTGGATGAAGCTGCTCGTGCACGAGCTGGCGGCCGTCATCCGCTACATCCAGAAGGACGAGCTGGAGCCGTCCTTCAAGATCTTCAGCCGCGTGGGCCACATCCAACGCATGCTCTTCGAGCAGTGGAGCGTGTTGGAAACCCTCACCCCCAACGAGTACCTCGAGTTCCGAGGCGCCCTGGGGCAGGCCTCGGGCTTCCAGAGCCATCAATACCGCGCGTTGGAGTTCCTCTTGGGGCACAAGAACGAGGCCACGCTCGCGCCCTTCCGGCATCTGTCCAATGAGCACGCGCAGCTCGAGCGGCTGTTGGCCTCACCCAGCGTGTATGACGAGTTCCTGCGCCACCTGTCGCGCAAGGGCCACGCGGTGCCCTTGGATCGCATCGAGCGCGACTGGCGTCAGCCCTATGAGAAGAGCGACGCGGTGGTGGAAGTTTTCCGCGGCATCTACGAGAACCCCGAGCGGCACTGGGACGCGTACGAGATGTGCGAGAAGCTGGTGGACGTGGAGGAGCGCTTCCAGCTGTGGCGCTACCGCCACATGATGACGGTGATGCGGGTCATCGGCTTCAAGTCCGGCACGGGCGGCTCGTCCGGGGTGGGCTTCTTGCGCAAGGCGTTGGACCTGCGCTTCTTCCCGGAGTTGTGGGATGTGCGCACGGAACTCACGCCCCCGGCGGGACGCTAG
- a CDS encoding GAF domain-containing sensor histidine kinase, which produces MRMPQEDMVCAVEPASSALERARAEAAEVRLRLLVEAGRLLGDPLDGEEAVGAVAQLAVEAFADWCAVDFLDAHGALRRLTVRRAGPERGARDAAVEACTPERVRPSALTEVVRSGRALLVTGLGPRRVDAAEPMDGGGSLLVVPLRTRHQCVGALSLVRGPARAGFTEADRMLAEELAGRAGLVLDTARLLRESRRALTAAQRQVARLRARGEVDRLLAEAGLDLPTVLEVIVHRVSEGVGDGCVLHLVGEAGFLEPVLLHHPDPEARALLAGTVHARRQRLGEGLHGGVALRGEPVRLPDMDAERARAAGTLPEYLPYLERYGAQSLVVVPLVARRRVFGSLGVVRDVAGGHGPHDEDEVRLLGCVAERAALAIADARTHAVAIEGMRQRDDFLSVAGHELEAPLSALRLQVQLLARMAREVTLPPDLAQRVARAERSSERLGSLVNALLDAGRITSGRLRLEREEVDLAALARDTVGRMAEAFGRGGCEVRLAADAETTGRWDRARLEQVLGHLLSNAARHGRGRPVEVRVEPAARERVRLVVKDQGQGIAPGDRPRLFERFGRAGPEPRSQGLGLGLWISREIVDAHGGAIHVQSAPGEGATFTVELPRD; this is translated from the coding sequence ATGCGAATGCCCCAAGAAGACATGGTGTGCGCGGTGGAGCCCGCGTCGTCCGCTTTGGAGCGGGCCCGGGCGGAGGCGGCGGAGGTGCGCCTGCGACTGCTCGTGGAGGCGGGGCGCCTGCTGGGCGATCCCCTCGACGGGGAGGAGGCGGTGGGGGCCGTGGCCCAGCTCGCCGTGGAGGCCTTCGCGGACTGGTGCGCCGTGGACTTCCTCGACGCGCACGGCGCCTTGCGGCGGCTCACCGTGCGGCGCGCGGGGCCCGAGCGGGGGGCCCGGGACGCGGCCGTCGAGGCCTGCACGCCCGAGCGCGTCCGGCCCTCGGCGCTCACCGAGGTGGTGCGCTCGGGCCGCGCGCTGCTCGTCACCGGCCTGGGCCCGCGGAGGGTGGACGCGGCCGAGCCCATGGACGGAGGCGGCTCGCTGCTCGTGGTGCCGCTGCGCACGCGCCACCAGTGCGTGGGTGCGCTGTCGCTCGTCCGGGGCCCGGCCCGCGCGGGCTTCACCGAGGCGGACCGCATGCTCGCCGAGGAGTTGGCGGGGCGGGCGGGGCTGGTGCTCGACACCGCGCGGCTCTTGCGCGAGTCGCGCCGGGCCCTGACGGCCGCCCAGCGTCAGGTGGCGCGGCTGCGGGCGCGGGGGGAGGTGGACCGGCTCCTGGCGGAGGCGGGGTTGGACCTGCCCACGGTGCTGGAGGTCATCGTGCACCGGGTGTCCGAGGGGGTGGGAGACGGGTGCGTGTTGCACCTGGTGGGCGAGGCGGGCTTCCTGGAGCCGGTGCTGCTGCACCATCCGGATCCCGAGGCGCGCGCACTGCTCGCGGGCACGGTGCACGCGCGGCGGCAGCGGTTGGGCGAGGGCCTGCACGGGGGCGTGGCGCTGCGGGGCGAGCCGGTGCGGCTGCCGGACATGGACGCCGAGCGGGCGCGGGCCGCCGGGACCCTGCCGGAGTACCTGCCGTACCTCGAGCGCTACGGGGCGCAGAGCCTGGTGGTGGTGCCGCTGGTGGCGCGGCGGCGGGTGTTCGGCTCGCTCGGGGTGGTGCGCGACGTGGCGGGCGGACACGGGCCCCACGACGAGGACGAGGTGCGGCTGCTCGGCTGCGTGGCCGAGCGCGCGGCCCTGGCCATCGCGGATGCGCGGACCCATGCGGTGGCCATCGAGGGCATGCGCCAGCGGGACGACTTCCTGTCGGTGGCCGGGCACGAGCTGGAGGCGCCGTTGAGCGCGCTGCGGCTGCAGGTCCAGCTGCTCGCCCGCATGGCGCGCGAGGTGACCCTGCCGCCGGACCTGGCGCAGCGGGTGGCGCGCGCGGAGCGCTCGAGCGAGCGGCTGGGCTCGCTGGTGAACGCGCTGCTGGACGCGGGGCGGATTACGTCGGGCCGGCTCCGGCTGGAGCGCGAGGAGGTGGACCTGGCGGCGCTCGCGCGCGACACGGTGGGGCGCATGGCGGAGGCGTTCGGCCGGGGCGGGTGCGAGGTGCGGCTGGCCGCGGACGCCGAGACGACGGGCCGGTGGGATCGGGCGCGGCTCGAGCAGGTGCTCGGCCACCTGTTGTCCAACGCGGCCCGGCACGGACGGGGCCGGCCCGTGGAGGTGCGGGTGGAGCCCGCGGCGCGCGAGCGGGTCCGGCTGGTGGTGAAGGACCAGGGCCAGGGCATCGCCCCGGGGGACCGGCCGCGCCTCTTCGAGCGCTTCGGGCGGGCCGGGCCGGAGCCGCGCTCCCAGGGGCTGGGCCTGGGGCTGTGGATCTCCCGGGAGATCGTCGACGCGCACGGCGGGGCCATCCACGTGCAGAGCGCGCCGGGGGAGGGCGCCACCTTCACCGTGGAGCTGCCGCGCGACTAG
- a CDS encoding response regulator, producing the protein MTRPTQDTGPRLDSPLFGELLLKLGIVTPNQIEEALALQSLNGQRLGEALISLGYVTREQIQSALGEALGLNAPPPGVVPVQPPLGEVLVGLKYLTVAQLDEALALQRRSAGRKLGEILVEQGYCTYKQLYEGLALQGRAGRPEPEARSQPLEGHHRVMVVDDSPLACAFVQDGLVSLGYEVVCFQDPYEALEQVNKVQPAIVLSDLDMPGLDGVELCRRLKEGPTRAMPVIILTANDNEAERVGGLRAGADDYVNKSASMDELAARIESVMRRTGETERMRKLFARYTSDAVVEEILKSPDTVVLTGEKREVTTLFADIRNFTGLADSLPPEQTVGVLNQVLGGLSDAVLTCGGTLDKFLGDGLMAVFGAPVFREDDALRALQSAKMMMVFMAELRQRAEAEWATTRQGRPLTLELGIGINTGVAVAGNIGGAVRAEYTCIGDAVNVAARLCALAGPGEILVGERTVTVLPGHEAGFEELPPVRLKGKPHPVPLFRALW; encoded by the coding sequence TTGACCCGTCCGACCCAGGACACCGGGCCGCGCCTGGACAGCCCGCTGTTTGGCGAGCTGCTCCTCAAGCTCGGCATCGTCACGCCCAATCAGATCGAGGAGGCGCTCGCGCTGCAGTCGCTCAATGGCCAGCGCCTGGGCGAGGCGCTCATCTCGCTGGGCTACGTCACGCGCGAGCAGATTCAATCCGCCCTGGGCGAGGCGCTCGGCCTCAACGCGCCGCCGCCGGGCGTGGTGCCCGTGCAGCCGCCGCTCGGCGAGGTGCTGGTGGGGCTCAAGTACCTCACCGTCGCCCAGCTCGACGAGGCGCTCGCCCTGCAACGCCGCTCCGCGGGCCGCAAGCTGGGGGAGATCCTCGTCGAGCAGGGCTACTGCACCTACAAGCAGCTCTACGAGGGGCTCGCCCTGCAGGGCCGCGCGGGCCGCCCCGAGCCCGAGGCCCGGTCCCAGCCGCTCGAGGGCCACCACCGCGTCATGGTGGTGGATGACAGCCCGCTCGCGTGCGCCTTCGTGCAGGACGGGCTGGTGTCGCTCGGCTACGAGGTGGTGTGCTTCCAGGACCCGTACGAGGCCTTGGAGCAGGTGAACAAGGTGCAGCCGGCCATCGTGCTGAGCGACCTGGACATGCCGGGGCTGGACGGGGTGGAACTGTGCCGGCGGCTCAAGGAGGGCCCCACGCGGGCCATGCCCGTCATCATCCTCACGGCCAACGACAACGAGGCCGAGCGGGTGGGGGGCCTGCGCGCGGGCGCGGACGACTACGTCAACAAGTCGGCCTCCATGGACGAGCTGGCGGCGCGGATCGAGAGCGTCATGCGGCGCACGGGCGAGACCGAGCGCATGCGCAAGCTCTTCGCCCGCTACACCTCGGACGCGGTGGTGGAGGAGATCCTCAAGAGCCCGGACACGGTGGTGCTCACGGGCGAGAAGCGCGAGGTGACGACGCTCTTCGCGGACATCCGCAACTTCACGGGGCTCGCGGACAGCCTGCCGCCCGAGCAGACGGTGGGCGTGCTCAACCAGGTGCTCGGGGGCCTGTCGGACGCGGTGCTCACGTGCGGGGGCACGCTGGACAAGTTCCTCGGGGACGGGCTGATGGCGGTGTTCGGCGCGCCGGTGTTCCGCGAGGACGACGCCCTGCGCGCGCTCCAGTCCGCCAAGATGATGATGGTGTTCATGGCGGAGCTGCGCCAGCGCGCCGAGGCCGAGTGGGCCACGACGCGCCAGGGCCGGCCGCTCACGCTGGAGCTGGGCATCGGCATCAACACGGGCGTGGCGGTGGCGGGCAACATCGGCGGCGCGGTGCGCGCGGAGTACACGTGCATCGGGGACGCGGTGAACGTGGCCGCGCGCCTGTGTGCCCTGGCGGGCCCGGGGGAGATCCTGGTGGGCGAGCGCACGGTCACGGTGCTGCCCGGCCATGAGGCCGGCTTCGAGGAGCTACCGCCCGTGCGGCTCAAGGGCAAACCCCACCCGGTGCCCCTCTTCCGCGCCCTGTGGTAG
- a CDS encoding type II secretion system protein GspG, with amino-acid sequence MTAPLAPTTPAAPGPTPPRRGPHPMVYFLAVAPVAIGLAVWLGLKGKHDPGQDAVHADFARILAAAEAYRVDHGSLPEEGDLSFLVPRYLSSLPEDPWGHPYLYASDGRTPFLQAYGADGLRGGNGANQDHTNHDGHPVPTGR; translated from the coding sequence GTGACCGCCCCCCTCGCTCCGACGACCCCCGCCGCCCCGGGCCCGACGCCCCCCCGGCGCGGCCCGCACCCCATGGTGTACTTCCTGGCCGTGGCCCCGGTGGCCATCGGCCTGGCCGTGTGGCTCGGGCTCAAGGGCAAACACGACCCCGGCCAGGACGCCGTCCACGCGGACTTCGCCCGCATCCTCGCCGCGGCCGAGGCCTACCGGGTGGACCATGGCTCCCTGCCCGAGGAGGGGGACCTGTCCTTCCTGGTGCCGCGCTACCTGTCCTCGCTGCCCGAGGATCCGTGGGGCCACCCCTACCTCTATGCGAGCGACGGCCGGACTCCCTTCCTCCAGGCCTACGGGGCGGATGGGCTCCGGGGCGGCAACGGCGCCAATCAGGATCATACCAACCACGACGGGCACCCCGTGCCGACCGGCCGGTAG
- a CDS encoding Fis family transcriptional regulator, whose product MANRVSVLLTGGTEDERRTWAMVVSRNFLQEGTLVEVRQNEQLAEALHRPRGVVFIPDVGRLSAASQGLIVRCLQTQEERPKLVVGLSGGVEPARGKGTLREDLLYRLHRAHVDLTAEGMRERVAQRRAQLAADEAVRKAEAERQAAEKTAQLKAVGISVRTGRMPSSRSAPRTASPKVTRG is encoded by the coding sequence GTGGCGAACCGGGTATCGGTCCTGCTGACGGGTGGAACCGAGGACGAGCGGCGCACATGGGCGATGGTTGTCTCGCGCAACTTCCTCCAGGAAGGCACGCTGGTGGAGGTTCGCCAGAACGAGCAGCTCGCCGAGGCGCTGCACCGCCCTCGGGGCGTGGTGTTCATCCCGGACGTGGGGCGGTTGAGCGCCGCGTCCCAGGGGCTCATCGTGCGCTGCCTGCAGACGCAGGAGGAGCGGCCCAAGCTGGTGGTGGGGCTGTCGGGCGGGGTGGAGCCCGCGCGGGGCAAGGGCACCCTGCGCGAGGATTTGCTCTACCGACTGCACCGGGCCCACGTGGACCTGACGGCCGAGGGCATGCGCGAGCGCGTGGCCCAGCGCCGCGCGCAGCTCGCCGCCGACGAGGCCGTCCGCAAGGCCGAGGCCGAGCGACAGGCGGCGGAGAAGACCGCCCAGCTCAAGGCGGTGGGCATCTCGGTGCGCACGGGGCGCATGCCCTCCAGCCGGAGCGCGCCGCGCACCGCCTCGCCCAAGGTCACCCGGGGCTAG